A stretch of Aphelocoma coerulescens isolate FSJ_1873_10779 chromosome 1A, UR_Acoe_1.0, whole genome shotgun sequence DNA encodes these proteins:
- the LOC138103219 gene encoding histone H3-like codes for MAINSGPADAPRSVPSLRRCCFFPEMARTKQTARKSTGGKAPRKQLATKAARKSAPATGGVKKPHRYRPGTVALREIRRYQKSTELLIRKLPFQRLVREIAQDFKTDLRFQSSAVMALQEASEAYLVGLFEDTNLCAIHAKRVTIMPKDIQLARRIRGERA; via the coding sequence ATGGCCATAAATAGCGGCCCCGCAGATGCCCCTCGCTCAGTCCCTTCGCTCCGTCGCTGCTGCTTTTTCCCGGAGATGGCGCGCACGAAGCAGACGGCGCGTAAGTCGACGGGCGGGAAGGCGCCCCGCAAGCAGCTGGCCACCAAGGCGGCCCGCAAGAGCGCGCCGGCCACGGGCGGCGTCAAGAAGCCGCACCGCTACCGGCCCGGCACGGTGGCGCTGCGCGAGATCCGGCGCTACCAGAAGTCCACGGAGCTGCTGATCCGCAAGCTGCCCTTCCAGCGCCTGGTGCGCGAGATCGCGCAGGACTTCAAGACCGACCTGCGCTTCCAGAGCTCGGCCGTGATGGCGCTGCAGGAGGCCAGCGAGGCCTACCTGGTGGGGCTCTTCGAGGACACCAACCTGTGCGCCATCCACGCCAAGCGCGTCACCATCATGCCCAAGGACATCCAGCTGGCGCGCCGCATCCGCGGCGAGCGTGCGTAA
- the LOC138103243 gene encoding histone H2B 8, which translates to MPEPAKSAPAPKKGSKKAVTKTQKKGDKKRRKTRKESYSIYVYKVLKQVHPDTGISSKAMGIMNSFVNDIFERIAGEASRLAHYNKRSTITSREIQTAVRLLLPGELAKHAVSEGTKAVTKYTSSK; encoded by the coding sequence ATGCCGGAACCAGCTAAATCCGCTCCCGCGCCCAAGAAGGGCTCCAAGAAGGCGGTCACTAAGACCCAGAAGAAAGGGGACAAGAAACGTAGAAAGACTAGGAAAGAGAGTTACTCGATCTACGTGTACAAGGTGCTGAAGCAGGTGCACCCCGACACGGGCATCTCGTCCAAGGCCATGGGCATCATGAACTCCTTCGTCAACGACATCTTCGAGCGCATCGCCGGCGAGGCGTCGCGCCTGGCGCACTACAACAAGCGCTCCACCATCACGTCGCGGGAGATCCAGACGGccgtgcggctgctgctgcccggcgAGCTGGCCAAGCACGCCGTGTCCGAGGGCACCAAGGCTGTCACCAAGTACACCAGCTCCAAGTAG